GTTCGGGCACTGTTTTCAAGTCATCACTTAAACTAACTTTGGGCTCAGGCATGTTTATTTCAAATTTACTGCGTATTTGTTGCGGATTAATATTGCCGTTCACTCTTGGCATATTTTCAGCCAATGCCCAAGAAGCAATAGACTTAACTCAAGTCGATAACACACTTGAACACCCTCACCAACAAGGGCAATTAGAAATCACTGCCATCGGTGATGGGGTTTATTTGCATAAATCATATCTAAATATTGGCAGTTGGGGGTTAGTTGTCGCTAATGGTCTAGTGGTTGTAGATAACAACCAAGCTTATATTATTGATACCCCATGGACAGATACCGACACAGCACAACTGGTAAGCTGGATTAAAAAACAAGGCTATACCCTTATTGCCAGTATCTCCACCCATTCCCATCAAGACACATCCGGCGGTATTGGTTACCTTAATGGCATTGGCATAAAAACCGTCGTTTCTGAAACAACCCAGCAATTACTTGCCCTGTCAGGCCAAACCACAGCAACAAGCACATTTAACACTAATCACTATGAATTAAAAACTGGCTTGATTGAAGTCGATTTTATTGGCCCAGGACATACCAAAGACAATCTAGTGGTCTGGTTACCTAAACAACAGATCCTTTTTGCAGGCTGCTTAGTAAAAAGTCTAGATAATCAATCAATGGGTTATATAAAAGAATCAGATTTGACCCAATGGCCACTGACACTTGAAC
This Shewanella aestuarii DNA region includes the following protein-coding sequences:
- the bla gene encoding subclass B1 metallo-beta-lactamase — its product is MFISNLLRICCGLILPFTLGIFSANAQEAIDLTQVDNTLEHPHQQGQLEITAIGDGVYLHKSYLNIGSWGLVVANGLVVVDNNQAYIIDTPWTDTDTAQLVSWIKKQGYTLIASISTHSHQDTSGGIGYLNGIGIKTVVSETTQQLLALSGQTTATSTFNTNHYELKTGLIEVDFIGPGHTKDNLVVWLPKQQILFAGCLVKSLDNQSMGYIKESDLTQWPLTLEQLKRQFNQAKILVPGHGTPGDMTLVDHSIKLIKTHNNQ